Genomic DNA from Sphingobium sp. WTD-1:
CGGATAATCCTCACCGACAATATGGCAGTCGATGCGATAGCTCCGCGCGGCCCGGCCCAAATCCTCCCAGACCGGCTTCTCCGCCTGGGGGAATTCATGGACGACGCCGCGACGGCCGCCGCTGGTCTCGCTCTCCTCGGTGCGAAAGGCGACACCGCGAAAGCTGCCCTTCTGCCAGCCGGCCGGGGCGCTCATGCCGCACCTGCCATCTGGCGGCCGGTGTTGACTTCGACATCGATGCCGGCGGCCGACAGCTTGGTCGGCTTTGCGGTCGTCCCGGCCGGCGTCTTGATCGTCAGTTCGACCTTGGCGTTTGGCGCAGCCTGCGCCTGCGGCCGGCTGGCGTCGATAAAGGGTACGCCGCTCGATCGCGCAGGAGAACGCCGGGGCGGGCGGTTGGCCGGCTGTGCCGGTGCCGCGTCCATGAACGGGACGCCGCTGGGTTTTGGCGCTGGCGCCGCCTTGGGCTTTGCCCAACTGGGCGCATGGTACTTTAGCTGGAAGGGGTTGGTTGTTGAGTTCCATTCGACGCTGCCCAAGGCATCGCGATAGCCCCACAGATTTTCAGCATCGCCAACAAACTTGCGAACCTTGCCCCCTTTTTCATCCAGTTCCCGCAAGGCGCCCGCCAGCGTCGAAACGGCGCTGCCGACATCGCGGATGCCGCCCGCGATTCCCCGCCAGTCGGTACTACCGACGACGTCGATCAATTCGCCAAGGCCTTTGCCCGTGTTTTCAGCCCAGCGCTGGAGGCTCCCGTCCTTTTCCATCTGGCCAAGGCTGTCATTGATCCGGTCGATCTGCTTATTCACCTGGGCGCCAAAGCCCCCTTCCCAGACGCGGTTGGCGATGCGGCCCATGCCGTCCATCAGGTTCGACCATTTGCCCTCGGTCGTCTTGGCCAGGCGCTCCATGCCGCCCGCAAATCGCTGGTCCATGATGCCGAGCAAAGCCGTGCGGATCTCGGTCGACGTCTGCCTGACCATCTTCGACATTTCCTTGCCGTTGCGCTGCCAGCGGAAGGTGACCTTGTCGCCCTGGACGGCGGCCTTGATGCCGAATTCCTTGATCCGCTCGAATTCGCCTGTCTGCGCATCGGCGATCATCTCGACCGCCTGCATCAGCGACTTGCCCATGCCGGCGGCCGTGTCGCCCAGCGACCGGAGCGTCCCGTCGGTCGGGTCGATGCCATAGGCCTTGAGCGCGATGAAAGCCTCCATCACGTCGTTCAGTTCATAAGGCGTCCGCGCGGCGAAATCCGACACCCAGTTGAGCGCGCGCTCGCCGGCAGCGGCCGATCCTTCCAGTCCCTCCAGCTGGACGCGGAATTTCTCAAAGGTCAGGCCGGCGGTCACGACCTTGTAGAGCGCGGCCGACAAGCCGGCGCCGGCCAGCGCCGTGCCCGCCATCAGGCCGGTGCGCAGCGAGCTGCCGATCATGCCGCCCGCGCGATAGGCCAGCTTTTCCATCTGCGCCTGACTGAACTGGATGCGCCGATCGAGCGCGGCCAGCGCGCCGATCGAGCGGCGCGACGTCGACACGAAGCCGGTGCCTATGCGCCGTGCGGCGCGATCGAGGCGATTGGCCGAGCGCTCGGCGCCATCCATCCGCTGGTCGAGCGAACGCATGTCCAGCGCCGATCGCCGCGAGGCGCGGCCAAGGCCGGTGACCGCCGCATCGACCCGCTCAGTCGGGCGGCTGGCGCGATCGATCGCCTCCAGGATCAGCGAGAGCCTCATTCGTCCTTTCGCTCTTCATTTATGCGCTGGGCCTGGCTCAGCCAGAACTCCAGCTCGGTATCCGTGAGGGCCATGGCATCGGCCGGTGACCAGCCGCAGCGGAAGACCAGATCGCCTAGGCAATCACGCCAGTCGCTGGGCCATGCTCGGTAAAAAAACCAAGGCACTCGTCCAGGCGGTCGAGGTCGACCCAATCGATCTTCTGGATCACGACCATCATCTGGCCGGTGACGCTGGCCAGCATTTCATGCGTGCGCTGCGCCGCATTGCCTTCGCTGCTGGCGATCACGCGCTCCACGCCGGTCAGGCGGCGAAGCTGCAGCTTCTCCAGCAGCGTCTCCTGCTCGCCGACCTTGTATTTGACCGGATAGATCAGGTCATAGCTGTTGTCCGGGTTCAGATAGGACGGGCGAGCCGGCGCGGTCGGCGCGGTCACGATACTTCCTCTGCCGCCTTGCCATACAGGACGCACTTGGCCTTGCCGTCGCTGGTTCCCATCGGCGGGCGACCTTCGCTATAGGCCTGGCGCACGACGAAGCTCTTACCATTGTCGAACTCGATCGTGGCAGTGGCGCCGGTGATCAGGCCGAAACTGGTGGCGCTGAAGCCGCCCTTGGTGAGCGCGTTGAATTCCAGCTTGCTGGGCTTCACCGGCCCTTCCTGATAGGCGCCTTCCTCATAATCGCCTTCGACCGGCGTGCGGCTGGGGCCGCCGGGGTCCAGCACCGTATCGCCCGCCGTCTCGTAGAGAACGCCGTCGATCTTGACCTTTGCTTTGCCGATGACCTGGTTTTTCGCCATGTCCTATTTCCTTCTAAAAGCCCTTTGAACGCTCGCTCAGAGGATGAATTCGATGCGGGTGGCGAGCTGCAGCAGGCCGTTGACCGTGTCGGGGGTCATCAGCGTGTTGAGCTGGCGGCGGTTGGTCGCGTCGCGCTCGATCACCAGATTGGCGATGAAGCCGTCGACATCCTCCATCAGCTCGGCCTCTTCCCACTCGCGGGCGAGCGCGATCGTCTCGGCATGGACCGACGCGATCGCGTCCTCGGTCAGCTTCGCGCGCGGGAATTTCTCGGCCATGCGCACGCGATAGCTGTAGCGATAATAGCCCAGCGTCGCGGTGGTCTGGACGTCGAGATAGCTGTCATCGTCGAAGCCGGCGGCGCTCACCTGGTAGCAGCTGATCAGCCGCTCGATCGCGACATTGCCCTCCGCGTTGACGCGGAAGGTGGAGATGCCATCCTTCAGCAGCAGCTCGCGCTCGGTGCGGATGAAGCGATGCTCCGGGCGCGGCGCGCGAATCCCCGCGACCACCAGGTCGGTCAGCGGCCGGGCCGGGTCGATCTGCAGATAATAGGCCGCCACCGAGGCAAAGGCGGCCGCGACGATCCAGGGCGGCGACGGCAGATTATAGCCGCCGACGATCGTCGCATGCTTGCCATTGCGCGTCGCGCCAAAGCTCGACAGGGTCGAAAAGCTGCCCGACAGACCGAAATAGGCGCGCCCTTCGATCTGGCGCACCGGTCCCCAGCGATCCTCCAGGTCGGTGTCGATCACCGACATGTTCGCCGCATCGTTCACGCCGATCGCGATGGTCTGGTACCAGGCGTCGCCCAGGCTCGCGACCAGGCTGGTAAGATCGGGGTTCGTCGCGCCTGCCGCCATCGGCACGATCGTCGCGGTCACGCCGGCCGGCAGAGATTCCCCGTCGAAATAATTGGCGCGCAGGTCGATGTCGTTGCCCGCCGTGCCCTTGTGCCGACAGGTCAGGGTGACGACGGCGGCCGCTGCCGAAGCGGTCACTGGCAGGTCGGGCAGCGCATTGATCGCAGCGGCGACGGCGGTGGCGATCGTGCTGGCGCTCGCGCCGCTGGCGACGGCTACCGGCACGCGGACACCAGCGATCATCAGCGCCAGTGTGCCGGCGGCGGTGGACGGCCCGCCGATCGTGATCGAGCCGGTGGCCGCAACACCCGCCGCGTTGTCGGCGATGGGCATCGCCCAAAGTTCGACCTGGCTGCTGGCGGTCAGCGCGGCCGCCACCATCGCCGCCAGGATCGAGCCGCGCCCTGCCAGGGTTGCGCCCTGCTCGGCGCGGGTCACCCGCACCGGCGCCGAGACGCTGGCCGCGCCGATGCACTGGCCGATGAGAGGGATTTTCTGCAAGGCGGGCGGCAGGCCCTGGCGCGCGCGATTATTGGCGATCTCGACCTGCGATCCGGGGACGCGCTGGTTGGACGAAATCTTGTCGAAAGCAAAGCTGGCCATCAGGCGTCTCCATCCTTGGCGGGTTCGGCCGCCTTCTTGTCCCCGGCCGCGACGCTCTTGGCATCGGTCGGCTCAATGTCGCCCTGGTCCAGGCGGCGCTGCCAATAGGCGGACCAGGCCAGGCCTTTGCCGTGCGGCGGCAGCGGTGCGCCCCCGTCATCGGGGTCGCGGACCTGAAGGCCCGCCTTGGGCCGGAAATAGCGAAGCTGGTCGGTCATGACGGATCGGTCTCCTGAAGGGCGATATGGTCGGTGGCGTCGGCGTGCGGATCGTCGGGCAGCTGGGCGCCTGGCACGATCGGATCGGCGTCGACGGGATGCGGCGTGCCGAACGCAGGCACGTCCCAATTCACATGCAGGGCGGCCAGCTCTTCGTCGCTGTCGTCGCCAGCCAGCTGGATGGTGAAGCGACAGCCGAGCATCATCGCATGGCCGGACAGGTTGAGGTCCTGCATCGCCTTGCTGCGCTTGAGCGGCTGACAATCGCCGACCGTCATCGGCGCGACCAGGTCGAGGCCCAGCATCTGCCGATCGAGCAGCGCCGCCGCGCCCAGCGCCAGCCGATAGCTGCCCGGCTCTTTCGCCGGATTGGGGCCACCATGGCGGTTGGCCGCTTCATCGGGCCGGGCGCTGCTATGGACGACAACCAGGCCGAAGGTGCCGGTGACGGCGATGACGCCATCGCCCCAGGACTCCGGATCGCTCCAGCCGGTGAAGCCGACCCAGGCGGCCGGGCCTTTGATCTCGCCGCGCTTGGCGGCGAGGTAGGCCTCCCAGTCGTCCGGCAGCGTATCGAGCCGGTTCCAGGCAAAGCCCAGCGCGTCCTGCATCGCCTTCAGCCGCGCCAGCACGGCCAGTTCGATCGCCGCGATCATTGCTCGGCCCCCAGATAGTCGGCGACATGACCGCGAACGCCTTCCATCCCGTCCGACGACAGGCCGATGAACTGGCGCTGCGGGGTGCTGGCCTTGCGGCGATGCGCCTTGACGGTGACCGTGATCGGCTCGGCCAGCGTCACGCCGAACACTTCGCGCATGACGCGCTTATGGCTGGCGACCTGCTCGACACTCGACCAGCCATCATTATGACGGCGCGCGTAGACGACGTTGGTGCCCGCCTCGACGCGGGTGCGGCTGGCGACATGGGTGATCGACCCGCGCAGGCGGCGGCTGTCGGTCAGCGTCTTGCCCCCGGTCGCGATCGCGCGCTGCGACTTGTCCCAGGGAATGCCGGCGGGCGAATGCTCGCCGTCGAAATTCTCCTCGATGTCGACCTCGATCTCCATGCCGAGGATGTCCATCAGCGGGGTGAGGTCGCCCAGCCGGTCGAGCAGCAGCGACAGATCGCGCTGGACCTCGACCAGGCCGTCGATCGACAGGGACATGCCGGCGCCGGCCATCAGAATTCACCCAGGGAATCGCGGCTGAAGGTCCGCTGGCGATCGGGCACGATGACGGCACCGGTCCGCGACGGGATATCCTGCTTGCCCTGGTCGATCTTGATCAGGCCCCTGGAAATATCCTTGAGCTGGTCGAGCGCACGGGTCTCGCGCTTCTCGATCGCCTCGGGCGGCGCCTTGTGCAGCTTGGCATAGGCGATTTCGCAGACCAGTTCGGTCAGCAGCGGCGGCAAGGCGCGGCCGGGTGCCGGCGCATAATATTTCGCGACATAGCCTTCGGCGATCGACGAGGCGGTCTGCAGCTTAACGTTGATCGCGGCGATCGCCTGCGCGTTCCAGCCGTCCTGGTCGGTGAGCTGCACCAGCTCATCTTCGCCATAGCGCGCTTTCATATCTTCGGCGGTGGCGAACATGGCGGTCTGCAGGCTCCTGTGATGAAATGGTCCGGGACGGGGTCACAGGGCAGCAGCCCCGTCCCGGTTGGGCCTGCCGCCCGGTGAGCGGGGCGGCAGGCGGTAAAAGGTCCATGAAAGCCCGCGCGGAGAGGTGGCGCAGACAGTCGGAGGGACCTATTCGTCGGCGGCCTTGGCCTTGGCGGCGGGCTTCTTGGCCTTGTCGAGCGCGGCCTGAAGGTCCGCGATCTGCGCCTGGCGATCGCTGGCGGCACCCTCCACCTTCACCAGTTCGTCGCTCAGCTGCTGATTGGCCG
This window encodes:
- a CDS encoding tape measure protein, which translates into the protein MRLSLILEAIDRASRPTERVDAAVTGLGRASRRSALDMRSLDQRMDGAERSANRLDRAARRIGTGFVSTSRRSIGALAALDRRIQFSQAQMEKLAYRAGGMIGSSLRTGLMAGTALAGAGLSAALYKVVTAGLTFEKFRVQLEGLEGSAAAGERALNWVSDFAARTPYELNDVMEAFIALKAYGIDPTDGTLRSLGDTAAGMGKSLMQAVEMIADAQTGEFERIKEFGIKAAVQGDKVTFRWQRNGKEMSKMVRQTSTEIRTALLGIMDQRFAGGMERLAKTTEGKWSNLMDGMGRIANRVWEGGFGAQVNKQIDRINDSLGQMEKDGSLQRWAENTGKGLGELIDVVGSTDWRGIAGGIRDVGSAVSTLAGALRELDEKGGKVRKFVGDAENLWGYRDALGSVEWNSTTNPFQLKYHAPSWAKPKAAPAPKPSGVPFMDAAPAQPANRPPRRSPARSSGVPFIDASRPQAQAAPNAKVELTIKTPAGTTAKPTKLSAAGIDVEVNTGRQMAGAA
- a CDS encoding phage tail assembly protein: MTAPTAPARPSYLNPDNSYDLIYPVKYKVGEQETLLEKLQLRRLTGVERVIASSEGNAAQRTHEMLASVTGQMMVVIQKIDWVDLDRLDECLGFFTEHGPATGVIA
- a CDS encoding phage tail tube protein, whose product is MAKNQVIGKAKVKIDGVLYETAGDTVLDPGGPSRTPVEGDYEEGAYQEGPVKPSKLEFNALTKGGFSATSFGLITGATATIEFDNGKSFVVRQAYSEGRPPMGTSDGKAKCVLYGKAAEEVS
- a CDS encoding phage tail sheath subtilisin-like domain-containing protein is translated as MASFAFDKISSNQRVPGSQVEIANNRARQGLPPALQKIPLIGQCIGAASVSAPVRVTRAEQGATLAGRGSILAAMVAAALTASSQVELWAMPIADNAAGVAATGSITIGGPSTAAGTLALMIAGVRVPVAVASGASASTIATAVAAAINALPDLPVTASAAAAVVTLTCRHKGTAGNDIDLRANYFDGESLPAGVTATIVPMAAGATNPDLTSLVASLGDAWYQTIAIGVNDAANMSVIDTDLEDRWGPVRQIEGRAYFGLSGSFSTLSSFGATRNGKHATIVGGYNLPSPPWIVAAAFASVAAYYLQIDPARPLTDLVVAGIRAPRPEHRFIRTERELLLKDGISTFRVNAEGNVAIERLISCYQVSAAGFDDDSYLDVQTTATLGYYRYSYRVRMAEKFPRAKLTEDAIASVHAETIALAREWEEAELMEDVDGFIANLVIERDATNRRQLNTLMTPDTVNGLLQLATRIEFIL
- a CDS encoding DUF2635 domain-containing protein, whose protein sequence is MTDQLRYFRPKAGLQVRDPDDGGAPLPPHGKGLAWSAYWQRRLDQGDIEPTDAKSVAAGDKKAAEPAKDGDA
- a CDS encoding phage protein Gp37, which encodes MIAAIELAVLARLKAMQDALGFAWNRLDTLPDDWEAYLAAKRGEIKGPAAWVGFTGWSDPESWGDGVIAVTGTFGLVVVHSSARPDEAANRHGGPNPAKEPGSYRLALGAAALLDRQMLGLDLVAPMTVGDCQPLKRSKAMQDLNLSGHAMMLGCRFTIQLAGDDSDEELAALHVNWDVPAFGTPHPVDADPIVPGAQLPDDPHADATDHIALQETDPS
- a CDS encoding phage virion morphogenesis protein produces the protein MAGAGMSLSIDGLVEVQRDLSLLLDRLGDLTPLMDILGMEIEVDIEENFDGEHSPAGIPWDKSQRAIATGGKTLTDSRRLRGSITHVASRTRVEAGTNVVYARRHNDGWSSVEQVASHKRVMREVFGVTLAEPITVTVKAHRRKASTPQRQFIGLSSDGMEGVRGHVADYLGAEQ
- a CDS encoding phage protein Gp36 family protein, with product MFATAEDMKARYGEDELVQLTDQDGWNAQAIAAINVKLQTASSIAEGYVAKYYAPAPGRALPPLLTELVCEIAYAKLHKAPPEAIEKRETRALDQLKDISRGLIKIDQGKQDIPSRTGAVIVPDRQRTFSRDSLGEF